The Arachidicoccus terrestris genome includes the window AAAAGTGATGCCTATACGCCCATCAATAAGGCCGATGATTACGTAAAGTTCGGAGCGTATATTGATATGATCCGGAAAGGACCGGCTGAGTGGCGTATATTTCTGTTTAATATTTTCAGTCATGCCCCGGAACTGGCAAAAGATTTTACCTGGCCCACTCATTTAATGAAAGGCTTTGTCAAAAGAGCGCCCATGTTGTTTACCGGTGGTGAAGGGGCCGTTACCCATATGCATTTTGATATTGACCTAAGTCATATTGTACACACACAGTTTGTCGGCAGGAAAAGGGTGCTGCTTTTTCCTTATGAGCAACAGCATTTGCTTTATAGAAAACCTTTTGAGGTACTGAGTCTGGCCGACTATTCTCATTACTATGATCCGGAAAAAAGCAAAGTGGATCTGCAAAAATTCCCGGCCCTCCAATATGCGGAAGGCTATGACCTCATACTGGAACATGGTGATACACTCTTTATGCCAGCCGGCTACTGGCATCATATGGAGTATCTGGACAGCGGTTTTGCGATGAGTCTTAGAGCGCTCAATAATGAACTTACCGGAAAACTAAAAGGCGTCTGGAATATCATTGGCATGCGTAACATCGACACGCTCATGAAGAAGATCCGGCCTCACGGATGGTATGACTGGAAGCAAAAGCAGATTTTTGAACGGTCTGGCAAGGAGATACTGAGAAAGGTCAGCTAACCTAACCTGTACCCGTTTCTAAAAACCGAGCTCAATTGCCGGGTCCCAGAAGACTTTCGCAAAATCTACGATCGCATTATCGACAACCTTTATGCCTTCCTTTTCCAGGAGCTGCTGCATTTTTTCCGGCGGAGAGAAATGCGCCCGGCCACTGAGCATACCGTTACGGTTAACGACTCTGTGGGCAGGGATCTTTTTATTCGCATGGGCACCATTCATGGCCCAGCCAACCATTCTGGCAGAGGACTTTGCGCCCAGATAAGCGGCAATCGCACCGTAAGAAGTAGCCCGCCCTTTGGGTATCTGCCTGGCTACATCCCAGACATCTTCAAAAAAATTATGGGGCTTACCTTCGCCAGCTACTGGCAAGGCGGTTTTATTACTTTTCTTCATAGGGATTCATTTAGTCTTTCCCTGCATGGAGGAGTCTTACTATTTAGCTGAAACATCCTTATCAGCCGTATTATCCTCTTCATTATACAGGGCTCTTAGTTCCTTGTCTTTTGCTAAAGGTAGGTCTTTATCCAGTTTAAAACAGAGATAGTGCACTTTCTCGGATTTGGCAATATCCAGCTGCTCATAATGCGTCTTGATGGCGAGTATTTCGGTGGGCTTACCCCGCCCATGAATATCATCGACGTCCTCAATTAATGTGAGATCATATAGCTTAATCACGGTCTTGGTAAAATCATATAGGTCCGGGCTGTCTGTTTTAAGATGTACATGCCCCTCTTTGGACAGAAACTGTTGATATAGACGTAAAAATCTTGGATGGGTCAGTCTTTTTTTCATTTTTGAGGGCCGCAATTGCGGATCGGGAAATGTTATCCAGATCTCCCGGACTTCCTCAGGCCCAAAATAAGCCGCCACCTGTTCAATCTGGGAACGAACAAAAGCGACATTTCGGAGGTTTTCCTCCAGGGCGGTTTTAGCGCCTTTCCAGATGCGGTTTCCCTTAATATCCATCCCAATAAAATTGCCCTGCGGAAAGAGTCTTGCCAAACCCACCGT containing:
- a CDS encoding cupin-like domain-containing protein — translated: MRLKNIDTVASISPEEFKKNYYNTRTPLVIKDLAKSWPAYQKWNWDYFKEKVGQKEVGIYNNVKSDAYTPINKADDYVKFGAYIDMIRKGPAEWRIFLFNIFSHAPELAKDFTWPTHLMKGFVKRAPMLFTGGEGAVTHMHFDIDLSHIVHTQFVGRKRVLLFPYEQQHLLYRKPFEVLSLADYSHYYDPEKSKVDLQKFPALQYAEGYDLILEHGDTLFMPAGYWHHMEYLDSGFAMSLRALNNELTGKLKGVWNIIGMRNIDTLMKKIRPHGWYDWKQKQIFERSGKEILRKVS
- a CDS encoding MGMT family protein, yielding MKKSNKTALPVAGEGKPHNFFEDVWDVARQIPKGRATSYGAIAAYLGAKSSARMVGWAMNGAHANKKIPAHRVVNRNGMLSGRAHFSPPEKMQQLLEKEGIKVVDNAIVDFAKVFWDPAIELGF
- the trmB gene encoding tRNA (guanosine(46)-N7)-methyltransferase TrmB, with amino-acid sequence MGKHKLERFEAIKSFSNVLQYPPNMPGNWRNHFGNSFPVTLELGCGRGEYTVGLARLFPQGNFIGMDIKGNRIWKGAKTALEENLRNVAFVRSQIEQVAAYFGPEEVREIWITFPDPQLRPSKMKKRLTHPRFLRLYQQFLSKEGHVHLKTDSPDLYDFTKTVIKLYDLTLIEDVDDIHGRGKPTEILAIKTHYEQLDIAKSEKVHYLCFKLDKDLPLAKDKELRALYNEEDNTADKDVSAK